Within Trichocoleus sp., the genomic segment AGTTCGACAACGTGACGCACGATCGACAACCCCAGCCCTAAACCCGGATTGGTGCGGCTCCGACCCCCGTCTGCTTGCCGAAAGCGATCGAACACATAGGGCAGAAATTCGGCGCTGATGCCCTGCCCAGTATCACTGACCTGAATCTGTGCCTGGTGATCCAGATAATCGAGCTGGACTGTAATGCTGCCGCCGCTTGGCGTAAATTTAATGGCGTTTGAGAGTAAGTTTGACATCACCTGCTGTAAGCGAAGCGGGTCGCCATATACCTTTTCAGGAGCAGGAGAGAGGCGGGATGTAATTTGCAGTTTTTTGGCTTCGGCGGTCAAACGGATGCCTTCGATCGTGGTGGCAATCAGCGGCGCAATTTCAAAGGGCTGAACCATTAAGCGCAGCCGCCCCGTTGTGATGCGAGAGACATCTAAAATTTCTTCAATCAGTTGAGCTTGGGCTTTGGCACTGCGTTCAATTACTTCCAGGGCTTGAGCGGTTTTGGCTGCATCCAAATGTTGATTGCGGAGGATTTGCGTCCAGCCAATCATGGCATTGAGGGGGCTGCGTAATTCGTGAGAGAGGAGCGACAAAAACTCATCTTTTGCTCGATTTGCCGCCTCAGCCGCTGTCCGCGCCGCTTGCTCCTGCTCTAAAAGCTGGTCATGCTCGATCGCCAGCCGCTTCTGGTGCGTGATGTCTTCGATCGCCAATAGAATGATTTGCGCATCACCCGACATCAAGATCTTGCGGGCATTGAGCAGCATCGTCCGTTGCCCGATTTGCTCAAACTCATGCTCCACCTCAAAATTTTGAAACTGCCTATCCTCAACCAAAACGGCTTCCAGCAGCGATCGCAGTTGGGGAATGTCCCATTGTCCGTTGCCCAATTCAAAGATCAGGCATTCCTCGGTTTGGGGCTGTGCGACCTGAAACGTTTGATAGAAAGCGGAATTGGCTGTGACCACCCGCAAGTCTGAATCGAGGACAAGCAAAGGTTCTCGCACAGTCTGCACGATCGCTTCTGCATAGTCTCGCGCTTCTGTTAGTTGAGCTAATTGAGCAGTGCTGCGCTTGAGATCGTCAATGTCAACCAACACCACCACTGCCCCCTCAATTTTGTTGTCGCTGGTGCGATAGGGGCGAATTTGCAGCGCATACCAGTACCCTTCCTGGTCTTGAACTTCCTGGACTTTAATGGAGAGTGTCTGAAGTACCTCTAAAATTTGTTGCTCCAGGTTGGGGATATTCAGTCGATGAGTAATGTCGCTCAGGGGTCGCCCCACATCAGTTGAGATTAGGTTAAAGATGCCTTCAATGGCTGGCGTGAAGCGCCGAATTTGCAGATCGGCTCCCAGCATGAGGATGGGAATGTTGATGCTGCTGAGTAAATTTTGTAAATCATTGCTGACATACGCTGATTCAGTGTTGCGCCGTTGCAGTTCTTCGTTAATTGTGTTGAGTTCTTCATTGACTGCCTGAATCTCCTCTTTTGCCGTTTCCAACTCTTCATTGGTGCTTTGCAACTCTTCATTGCTCGACAAAATTTCTTCGTTGGCAGCTCTCAAGTCTTGATTCGTGGCTTGCTGTTCCTCAATGATCGACTGAAGATGCTCTTTCGTCGTTTTCAATTCCTGCTGCAACCGAATAATTTCCTGGCTCTCGCTTCTTTTGCGCGTGGAGGTTGAGCTGCTTCCTTCAGCATTGGGCAAAGCCAATTGTTCAGACGCATCTTCAAACAGCACTAAAAAATGGTCTTCTCCGGCAGAGGTGCTTTGAAACGGGATGACATGCATGTTGACAAATCGAGTTCGATCGCCCTCCATCAGCGATAAGCCTTCGCGTTTGACTGGCATCTTCTGCTGCCCTGCCTGGTAAATAATTGTGCGTAACTCCATCCGCAAGCCTTCTTTTGCCATTTTCAGCAGATTAAAGCTTGCCTTGCCAGGAGCAGGTTCCAGGTAAGCACTTGTCTGTCCTCGAAACTGCAAAATCTCTAAGTCAGAATTGACGACTACACCCACCGGAGCAAATTGACTGAGAATAATCCGCTCGACATCTTTCTGCATTTCCAGCTCTCTGAGGGCTTCTTCCTGGGTTGGCAGGTGTGGGTCAACCGGCATTGGCAAGTAGGTACTAGCAGGCAGATCAATAATGACCGGGGTTGCAGCCAGTTTTTTGGCATAAATTTTGTTTTTCTTGTCAATTAGGTCGAACAAATTAGAAAAGGTGCCAACGGTTTCTGAGCTACTCAATACCAGAAATCCTGTCGGCTTTAGCCCATAGTGGAAGATGGGCAAGAGTTTCTTTTGCAGTGAGTTTCCTAGATAGATCAACACGTTCCGGCAGGAGATCAGGTCAAGCTTGGAAAACGGCGGATCGCTGATCAGGTTTTGTCTAGCAAAGACACAGAGTTCGCGGACAGCTTTGGAGATCTGGTATCTGCCTTCCATTTGAACAAAGAACTGCCGCAGCCGTTCTGGAGAAACATTCGCGGTCTGGCTAATTGTGTAAATACCATTGCGAGCATAATCGATCGCCGTTTCACTGACATCCGTCGCATAGATTTGGATCGACGGTTGCGGTGTCTGGTTGGCTAAAAATTCTATTAAGCAGATGGCAATGGAATAGGCTTCTTCGCCAGTAGAACAGCCCGCTACCCAAATTCGGATCGGGGTTTCAGGCGATTTATCTTTGACAATGACAGGAAAAACGTGGCTTTTGAGCGCCTCAAAGCTGTCTGGGTCACGGAAAAAGCTGGTGACATGAATTAAGGCATCTTGATACAGTGCCATGACTTCAGCAGGGTTGCTCTGGAGGTGGGAAGCATACTCCTCAACCTGCTCCAGCTTTTGCAGCATCATGCGCCGATGAATCCGGCGTTTTATCGTAGTTGGCTTGTAGTGAGTAAAGTCAACGCCTGTTGCCGATCGCAGCAAGCCAAAAATAGTTGACATTGCCTTTTCGGGGACGATCGATGCTTCACTCTCAGATAAAGCATCCACTGGGGCAACAATATAGGCATGAGTGCTAATTTCAGCGATTTTTTTCGCAATTTCTCCCGGAGGCAAAACAAAATCAACCTGCCCCGTCGCAACTGCCTTGTTGGGCATACTATCGACCTGCGCCGAGTCTTGGCATTGAGCAAAAGTCACGCCTCCAGCGGCTTTGATTGCTTCTATCCCTTTTGATCCATCCGAGTCGCCTCCCGATAGAACCACACCGAACGCTTTGTTGCCCCGTTCTTCAGCCAGCGACAACAGAAACATATCCACCGACATAAACACGCCGCTC encodes:
- a CDS encoding chemotaxis protein CheB, with the protein product MNSEQPPQKSQRKTSKKKTSSSKQLGNSDDRSLEPFPIVGIGASAGGLEAFIQLLKELPTNTGMAFVIVQHMAADQESLLSVILARATQMPVHEVQDGMIVQPNQVYVIPPNVSMTIAQGALKLEPRYKPSGVFMSVDMFLLSLAEERGNKAFGVVLSGGDSDGSKGIEAIKAAGGVTFAQCQDSAQVDSMPNKAVATGQVDFVLPPGEIAKKIAEISTHAYIVAPVDALSESEASIVPEKAMSTIFGLLRSATGVDFTHYKPTTIKRRIHRRMMLQKLEQVEEYASHLQSNPAEVMALYQDALIHVTSFFRDPDSFEALKSHVFPVIVKDKSPETPIRIWVAGCSTGEEAYSIAICLIEFLANQTPQPSIQIYATDVSETAIDYARNGIYTISQTANVSPERLRQFFVQMEGRYQISKAVRELCVFARQNLISDPPFSKLDLISCRNVLIYLGNSLQKKLLPIFHYGLKPTGFLVLSSSETVGTFSNLFDLIDKKNKIYAKKLAATPVIIDLPASTYLPMPVDPHLPTQEEALRELEMQKDVERIILSQFAPVGVVVNSDLEILQFRGQTSAYLEPAPGKASFNLLKMAKEGLRMELRTIIYQAGQQKMPVKREGLSLMEGDRTRFVNMHVIPFQSTSAGEDHFLVLFEDASEQLALPNAEGSSSTSTRKRSESQEIIRLQQELKTTKEHLQSIIEEQQATNQDLRAANEEILSSNEELQSTNEELETAKEEIQAVNEELNTINEELQRRNTESAYVSNDLQNLLSSINIPILMLGADLQIRRFTPAIEGIFNLISTDVGRPLSDITHRLNIPNLEQQILEVLQTLSIKVQEVQDQEGYWYALQIRPYRTSDNKIEGAVVVLVDIDDLKRSTAQLAQLTEARDYAEAIVQTVREPLLVLDSDLRVVTANSAFYQTFQVAQPQTEECLIFELGNGQWDIPQLRSLLEAVLVEDRQFQNFEVEHEFEQIGQRTMLLNARKILMSGDAQIILLAIEDITHQKRLAIEHDQLLEQEQAARTAAEAANRAKDEFLSLLSHELRSPLNAMIGWTQILRNQHLDAAKTAQALEVIERSAKAQAQLIEEILDVSRITTGRLRLMVQPFEIAPLIATTIEGIRLTAEAKKLQITSRLSPAPEKVYGDPLRLQQVMSNLLSNAIKFTPSGGSITVQLDYLDHQAQIQVSDTGQGISAEFLPYVFDRFRQADGGRSRTNPGLGLGLSIVRHVVELHGGTVQAESPGQGQGATFTIRLPLRPDRKESTTVSFLASEDVVDITDLTDPNETQPPDDVLPSLQGVRVLVVEDEANLQQLYFTMLEQHGAIVTTVVSAQEAFLHLRNNPTGYDVLLSDIGMPGEDGYQFIRRVRSLAAEAGGQIPAAAITAYARAGDRQEAIAAGFQMYLAKPVQTDQLVRVVANLAGRTRRER